Part of the Antennarius striatus isolate MH-2024 chromosome 6, ASM4005453v1, whole genome shotgun sequence genome, TacacctggagtgtaccctgcctcacgcttccagttggctgggataggctccattaACCCTGCAATTCGCAACAGCGGAAAAATTGggtataaaaaatgaatgaatggttacTTAAACATGAGTTTTACTTTGTCAATTTCTTAGGTGAACAAGGCGAGAGAGGAGATATTGGGATAGATGGGCCACCTGGAGCCCCTGGGAAACCAGGACAAAGAGGTATTAACATTCAACATGTGGCCTTGAATcattttacattcacatttGTTTTAACAGTTCTGACAAAGTTTCACTTCTCTTACAGGTGAGATTGGCTGGAAAGGTGAGAAAGGTCAAACAGGGCTGACAGGTGTCAAAGGGGGAAGTGGTGAAAAAGGGGAACCTGGCCAAAATGGAAATGCAGGTGAGAAAGGAGAACCGGGAAAAGAGGGGCCAGCTGGGCCTCCAGGAGTTGCTGTTGAATCAGGTCCGAAAGGAGAAAAGGGGGATAAGGGGGAGTGTGGCACATTTGGAGAGAGAGGACAGAAAGGTGAGAGAGGAGATGCTGGGCCCCCAGGCATCCCAGGGGTAATGGGTGTTCCAGGAATGAATGGAAAGCATGGCTCCCCAGGTCCTGTGGGTGTCCGAGGGGATCCAGGACCTCCTGGACCACAGGGAGAACCAGGGGTCAGAGGATCTCAGGGGCCAGAGGGCCTACGAGGGATACCTGGAACAAAAGGGGAAAGAGGTTACACAGGGATGAGAGGAGACAGGGGTTTCCGTGGATTCAAAGGGTCAAGGGGATCATGGGTTCCTCAGAAACGCTCAGCCTTTAGTGTAGGTATTTCTCCAAGAAAGTCATTCCCTCCTTCTGGCTTCCCTATTCGTTTTGACAAAGTCTTCTACAATGAGGAGAACCACTTTAATTTAACTTCTAACAGCTTCACATGCGTCTATGCCGGGGTTTACGTGTTCTCCTTCCACATCACCGTACGCAATCAGCCACTGCGAGCCACACTGGTGGTGAATGGGTCACGGCGGGTAAGGACACGAGACTCTCTGTATGGTCAAGACATCGACCAGGCATCCACTCTCGTGGTGCTGCGGCTAGCAGTGGGCGATCAGGTGTGGATGGAGACGTTCAGAGACTGGAATGGGGCTTACGCCAGCAGTGAGGATGACAGCATCTTCTCTGGATTCCTGCTTTACTCAGACAAGCCCTGATATCCAACTGAAAACATCTCCTGCAGGACTGTTTCAACATGACTACATCCATGACCAGGCAAAATACTGGGGGTGCTACACTTTGCTCATCATTCATGAACTGCTCCAAAGCACTGCACACTAGTTTGGAAATTTAAAGACTGGCAATATGAAGACCATATTTATTGTTATCACTGCACCAATATCTTCTGTGTTCTTATTCTATTTACTTTactttgtttaattaaaaaacagaaacaaaaaacaaattaattaagTACAACAATGACATACGcgtatacatatacagtatatatatatatatatatatatatatacacacacagtatatatatctACGTATCTATCTACATATCTATctacgtatgtatgtatgtatgtatgtatgtatgtatgtatgtatgtatgtatgtatctatctatctatctatctatctatctatctatctatctatctatctatctatatatatatatatatatatatatatatatatatatatatatatatatatatatatatatatatatatatatatatatatatatatatatatatatatatatatatatatatatatatttccgGGTAGACACCGGAAGcgtgacagcatgaggttttcaagtgagcttattcaaataaatatatgatatatatatatatgtgatatatatatacacacatactgtatatatatacatatactgtacatatatatctatatatatatctccccacctttatatttgaatatatatatatacacacatatgtatacatatatgtgtatgtatgtatatacgtgtgtgtgtgtgtgtgtgtatatatatatatatatatatatatatatatatatatatatatatatatatatatatatatagtatatatatgaAGTAATCCTGAacaattaaatttatatttatcgTTATTAGATGCAGTGAAACCCTTACTTAATCGTCTAACCCTAAAAGGGCCTTTACTTCATTTGTTCCTTGTTCCTCCTGACTTCCTCTTCTATAAATGCTGTCGTATTCATCCTGAccactccatccatctgtccatacCATAGCTGATAACCTCAGCTATCTATAGTTAATAACACAAAATGAGGACTAGAAACCCAGTATACAAGGTACATCACTTTGAAAAACAATTTCGTACTGTACTCTATCAATGTAAGAAGTATTGATGTACAATAGGGATGTAAAATTTTATTGTGaatgatcaaaaataaaatccagtagTGCCTACTGTTTATGGAATGTTTCATTAGGTACAAACAATTTTATACAAATGAGATCATGAAATTGATGCTTTGAAATTTGTGGCAAAAAGACATCATATTTAATCACATGAAACATGCTCAATGACCCTATATTTATGACTGATATCTGATGGCAAGAAATAGAACCATCACAAATGTTCACTCTGATTTGGGGTCATTAATTTTATAATTGTCTGCATACATGCTGAATAATCACCATTGGTAGTTCCTGAGGTACCCTGATTCCTCAGTCATACCACTCGATTCTTCAGACAAATCAATAAGTTCGTCCGGTATGTCACCGGATTCTTCAGACATGTCAATATATTAATCTGGTATTTCACCGGATTCTTCAGACATATCAATATATTCATCTGGTATTTCACCGGATTCTTCAGACATATCAATATATTCATCTGGTATTTCACCGGATTCTTCAGACATATCAATATATTCATCTGGTATTTCACCGGATTCTTCAGACATATCAATATATTCATCTGGTATTTCACCGGATTCTTCAGACATATCAATATATTCATCTGGTATTTCACCGGATTCTTCAGACATATCAATGTATTCATCTGGTATTTCACCGGATTCTTCAGACATATCAATATATTCATCTGGTATGTCACCAGATTCTTCAGAACTGTCAATAAATTCCTCTGATATGTCACCAGATTCTTCAGAACTGTCAATAAATTCCTCTGATATGTCACCAGATTCTTCAGAACTGTCAATAAATTCCTCTGGTATGTCACCAGATTCTTCAGAACTGTCAATAAATTCCTCTGGTATGTCACCAGATTCTTCAGAACTGTCAATAAATTCCTCTGGTATGTCACCAGATTCTTCAGAACTGTCAATAAATTCCTCTGGTACGTCACCAGATTCTTCAGAACTGTCAATAAATTCCTCTGGTACGTCACCAGATTCTTCAGAACTGTCAATAAATTCCTCTGGTACGTCACCAGATTCTTCAGACACGTCATCAACTTCCTTCAGCATGTCATCATTCTCTCCAGTCACATTGTATTCTACAAGCAACTCACCAAATTCCTCAGGTATACCTTCAGATTCTAAAACAAACCTACCAAAATCTCCAGACACGTAACCAGATTCTCCAGACACGTAACCAGATTCTCCAGACACATAACCAGATTCTCCAGACACGTAACCAGATTCTCCAGACACGTAACCAGATTCTCCAGACACGTAACCAGATTCTCCAGACACGTAACCAGATTCTCCAGACACATAACCAGATTCTCCAGACATGTAACCAGATTCTCCAGATACATAACCAGATTCTTCAGACAAGTAAGGAGATTCTCCTGACACGTAACCAGATTCTCCAAACATATAATGAGATTCTTCAGGCACGAAACCAGGTTTTTCAGACATGTCTCCAAACTCTCCAGACACGTAACCATTTTCTCCAGACACGTAATCAGATTCTCCAGACACGTAACCAGATTCCTGGGGGGAGTGTGGTGATGTAGGAGAAGGAGCTAAAGGCCAGGGGTCTGTGGGTTGTCTATTCGAAGACGTCGTCATCTTTGGTCCTATTGGGTCGGAGATAAGTTGACCTCAAAAGTTTCAAAATAGCTGAGCAACATTTCACAAGCACGACTATTCAATTAGAGACAGTTAGAGATTTAAAGTCTAAATCTGATGTTGAGGACAAACGTCAGGCTATATTTGGAGGAAAGTAGGCCTACCTGGCTCTTGTTCAAATCTTCTGGGCTCACTCTTCTTCGTGAGACCAAGTTTAAGCACGTTGGTCATGCAGCTGTATTCTCCTGGAGCTCGTTTGACCCTTGTGTTGTTTTCTGAGGATGCCATTCCTAGACGTTTGTTGTCCTTATAGAAATAATAGTATACAGGAGGGGCAGGAGCACGGGCGTTGTATTGGTGGTGACAGATGAGAATCAATAGACCAAAGGAATTCAAGGTTTCTCCATCAATCTCCAAGACTGGTTGTGAAAGAATCTCtaagaacagaagaagaaaaaaactagtTTCAATTATTGGGAACAGGATCAATTTAAATAATTCTTTTCAACATGTGACCTGAAtgcacaaccacacacagcaTACACACTCACCTAAAACCTGCACTGGAGTGTCGGCTGAAATTACAGAGTGTGTTAACATGTTTTTGTCCCACGAAGCTCTGCAGGAATACATTCCTTGATCCTCTAAAGATGCATTGGCCAcgtataaatgtgtgtttggacCCCTCGTAACTTCAACACCATCTTTGTACAGAATCACTTCATTAACTTTGCGTGTTCCTCTGACGCGACATGTGAACTCCATCACGTCTCCAACAAGGCTGGCATGACGTGGCCCCTGTAGAATAGCCCACCCACCTGTGGAGCAATCACAAAGTCATGTCAGAACAGTATCTTATGGTCttatattcatattcatattgggaaataaacagcaaaaacacatgaaacatcATATAATGAtttgaaaaaaggaaaggaaaacacGTGTTAagcaatttacatttttattgttaaaagtcCAGTGTGTAAAGTTTAGTGACAAGCATGTAGGAGAGTCTGCAGTGGACTTTTAAAGCCATTCTTTGGTTGATCTCTTCTAGGCTTTCAATATAACGGGTAAAAATAATGTGGAAATGGACCCACTTCCACTGTGTGAAAAATTGTAATTCTAACATAATGAAGCACATTCTTTAGTTTCAGGTGATGGATAATATATCAAAAAACTGGGAATACTAAAAATTATGCTTCATTTCTGCATTATGAGTCCGTAAATCccaatactgtactttaaatgGAAGAGCAGGTTTAGGAAAaggtttttattatattataaaataagatCTTACCATCCACTGTGATTCCTCTCGGTTCACTCTGGAGGGTGTGTTGTTTTCCCACCAATGAATTCCTCACCCCCTGGCAGTAAAATTTCCCACTCTCCGTAATGTGGGCATTCCACAGAACGAGGTGCTCCTCAGTGCTTGGGAGCTGCTCAGATCCTCTGAACCAAAGGTAACTCCATGTGAAGTTATGGACATCTGGAACTGTGCATTTCAGCCTTACGCTCTCCCCAGAGAAGATTCTTGTATCCCCTGATACCAGCTCCACTATAGGTTTCAATGAGTTCAGGAGGGCTACGGagacaaatatataaatgttaaGAAGCATTATCTAAATcataatttgtataatttcacAGTAATCACTGATCGCGGaggtttattttcaaaatgtactTAAAATCTTAATTAGCACAAATCTATGCTTATAAATGATTTTTCATATCTAAATTTATTTCTAAGATGGTTTTGAACTTACCCTGAGGGACCACAACCTGTAAAAGTGTTGAAAgaactgaaaaagaaacagaataaagCATAAGACAGACCGAAATATAACATTTGAAATAGTGAGATTGTAAATGAATAGCAGAACACTCACCAAGAAAGAAAATTGTCGTGTTCATTTTGGATGTTGTGCTTACAAGAAATAGAGACTGAGCAGGATCCTTTTATTTCCAGTGAGGGAGGAAgtgaaactattttttttttctggacctgaacgcatcacacaGGATATCCCCTTTCCCTGAAATAAGACTCATCACATCTGACAAAACGTAGTAATTCATATTCCAGTACAAACAGTTTAGTGtagaaattattgttttattttttttacaaaaaagaagTGAACAAGAATGAGTGAATTACAACAGTCGATGTCTCATGATGTTAGTCACTTCCATCTTATTTAATTCATTAGATAAAAGTGAAGAGAAAGTAATGAATACATGTACATTCGACGTGATTATTCCTCCTATACATCTGGTTGTGAGACGCTTTTTAAATGTAGGTAATAGAAGTGAAATCTACAGTTTTTGTTCTGTCAGTATAAATTCTTAACCTTAGTAGGAAACAATCAGGACAAGTCAGACTGGAATAAGTTTCCAAACAGAGTGAAGATTTTCAGCTGATTCGACTAATTTACTGTAGAATGACTATTGAAGCTTTAGAAATTATGAAAGTGG contains:
- the LOC137596577 gene encoding inner ear-specific collagen-like — protein: MRTVSCQLSLVAVVVVTLVVVSGIEGKTTQKPKYQYTKKPVPQITVHSPLTTSMTKTHKTVPSAKPVEPHQPPKTEKTTYPSHAIPNDYTQSTETPGVGPENFTLDYNECYFNFCECCPPERGPRGPKGDRGPEGIPGERGPTGATGLPGPPGVSGRMGLKGDKGEQGERGDIGIDGPPGAPGKPGQRGEIGWKGEKGQTGLTGVKGGSGEKGEPGQNGNAGEKGEPGKEGPAGPPGVAVESGPKGEKGDKGECGTFGERGQKGERGDAGPPGIPGVMGVPGMNGKHGSPGPVGVRGDPGPPGPQGEPGVRGSQGPEGLRGIPGTKGERGYTGMRGDRGFRGFKGSRGSWVPQKRSAFSVGISPRKSFPPSGFPIRFDKVFYNEENHFNLTSNSFTCVYAGVYVFSFHITVRNQPLRATLVVNGSRRVRTRDSLYGQDIDQASTLVVLRLAVGDQVWMETFRDWNGAYASSEDDSIFSGFLLYSDKP
- the LOC137596576 gene encoding SUMO-interacting motif-containing protein 1-like, whose amino-acid sequence is MNTTIFFLVLSTLLQVVVPQALLNSLKPIVELVSGDTRIFSGESVRLKCTVPDVHNFTWSYLWFRGSEQLPSTEEHLVLWNAHITESGKFYCQGVRNSLVGKQHTLQSEPRGITVDGGWAILQGPRHASLVGDVMEFTCRVRGTRKVNEVILYKDGVEVTRGPNTHLYVANASLEDQGMYSCRASWDKNMLTHSVISADTPVQVLEILSQPVLEIDGETLNSFGLLILICHHQYNARAPAPPVYYYFYKDNKRLGMASSENNTRVKRAPGEYSCMTNVLKLGLTKKSEPRRFEQEPGPKMTTSSNRQPTDPWPLAPSPTSPHSPQESGYVSGESDYVSGENGYVSGEFGDMSEKPGFVPEESHYMFGESGYVSGESPYLSEESGYVSGESGYMSGESGYVSGESGYVSGESGYVSGESGYVSGESGYVSGESGYVSGESGYVSGESGYVSGDFGRFVLESEGIPEEFGELLVEYNVTGENDDMLKEVDDVSEESGDVPEEFIDSSEESGDVPEEFIDSSEESGDVPEEFIDSSEESGDIPEEFIDSSEESGDIPEEFIDSSEESGDIPEEFIDSSEESGDISEEFIDSSEESGDISEEFIDSSEESGDIPDEYIDMSEESGEIPDEYIDMSEESGEIPDEYIDMSEESGEIPDEYIDMSEESGEIPDEYIDMSEESGEIPDEYIDMSEESGEIPDEYIDMSEESGEIPD